A single genomic interval of Streptomyces sp. NBC_00663 harbors:
- the nsdA gene encoding transcriptional repressor NsdA, with translation MSGNGGSGTGAGSAANGDKRPNELLGSWFVRSGWSKGELARQVNRRARQLGANHISTDTSRVRRWLDGENPREPIPRILSELFSERFGCVVSVEDLGLRAARQSPSATGVDLPWTGPQTVALLSEFSRSDLMLARRGFLGTSLALSAGPSLIEPMQRWLVPTPSTAHHEPESAARRGGRLSKPELDLLESTTVMFRQWDAQCGGGLRRKAVVGQLHEVTDLLQEPQPESTARKLFKVAAELAELAGWMSYDVGLQPTAQKYFVLALHAAKEAGDKPLGSYILSSMSRQMIHLGRPDDALELVHLAQYGSRDCASPRTQSMLYAMEARAYANMGQPGKCKRAVRMAEDTFSDVDEWDEPDPDWIRFFSEAELYGENSHSYRDLAYVAGRSPTYASLAEPLMRRAVELFAQDQEHQRSYALNLIGMATVHLLQREPERSAVLAEEAMVIAKKVRSERVNTRIRKTVDTAVRDFGDLAEVVDLTDKLAIELPETAEAV, from the coding sequence GTGAGCGGCAACGGCGGAAGTGGAACGGGCGCCGGCAGCGCGGCGAACGGCGACAAGCGCCCCAATGAGCTGCTCGGCTCCTGGTTCGTGCGCAGCGGCTGGTCGAAGGGTGAACTCGCCCGCCAAGTCAACCGCCGGGCCCGCCAGTTGGGCGCCAACCACATCTCCACCGACACCTCGCGCGTCCGCCGCTGGCTGGACGGCGAGAACCCCCGTGAGCCGATCCCCAGGATCCTGTCGGAGCTGTTCTCCGAGCGGTTCGGCTGTGTCGTCTCGGTCGAGGACCTTGGCCTGCGCGCCGCCCGCCAGTCACCCTCCGCGACCGGGGTCGACCTGCCCTGGACGGGCCCGCAGACCGTGGCCCTGCTCAGCGAGTTCTCGCGCAGCGACCTCATGCTGGCGCGGCGCGGCTTCCTCGGGACCTCGCTGGCCCTCTCCGCGGGCCCGTCCCTCATCGAGCCCATGCAGCGCTGGCTCGTCCCCACCCCGTCCACCGCGCACCACGAGCCCGAGTCCGCGGCCCGGCGCGGCGGCCGGCTCTCCAAGCCCGAGCTGGACCTCCTTGAGTCCACCACCGTGATGTTCCGGCAGTGGGACGCCCAGTGCGGCGGCGGCCTGCGCCGCAAGGCGGTCGTCGGACAGCTGCACGAGGTGACCGACCTCCTCCAGGAGCCCCAGCCCGAGTCCACCGCCCGCAAGCTGTTCAAGGTCGCCGCCGAGCTGGCCGAGCTCGCGGGCTGGATGTCGTACGACGTGGGACTCCAGCCCACCGCGCAGAAGTACTTCGTCCTCGCGCTGCACGCCGCCAAGGAAGCGGGCGACAAGCCGCTCGGCTCGTACATCCTCTCCAGCATGAGCCGCCAGATGATCCATCTCGGCCGGCCCGACGACGCCCTGGAACTGGTCCACCTCGCGCAGTACGGCAGCCGCGACTGCGCGAGCCCGCGGACCCAGTCGATGCTGTATGCGATGGAGGCCCGCGCGTACGCCAATATGGGACAGCCCGGCAAGTGCAAGCGTGCCGTCCGGATGGCCGAGGACACCTTCTCCGACGTCGACGAGTGGGACGAGCCGGACCCCGACTGGATCCGCTTCTTCTCCGAGGCCGAGCTGTACGGCGAGAACTCCCACTCCTACCGCGACCTCGCCTACGTCGCCGGCCGCAGCCCGACGTACGCCTCCCTGGCCGAGCCCCTGATGCGGCGGGCCGTGGAGCTCTTCGCCCAGGACCAGGAGCACCAGCGGTCGTACGCACTCAACCTGATCGGCATGGCCACCGTGCACCTGCTCCAGCGGGAACCCGAGCGCAGCGCGGTGCTGGCCGAGGAGGCCATGGTCATCGCCAAGAAGGTCCGCTCCGAGCGCGTGAACACTCGTATCCGAAAGACGGTCGACACGGCCGTACGCGATTTCGGTGATCTCGCCGAGGTAGTGGATCTCACGGACAAGCTCGCCATCGAGCTGCCGGAGACGGCCGAGGCCGTCT
- a CDS encoding bifunctional DNA primase/polymerase yields the protein MGFTIGSSRGIRDIRSSSRRRGRSSECTAVAEFTGLWGWDVVPGARAAAGACSCGHSDCRAPGAHPLDFAPEVPAGATLDEVTGAWAEFPGAAVMLPVGRAFDVIEVAEPAGHRALVRLERMGLPLGPVAATPDGRAHFFVAPGAAAELPELLYRMGWDDPTSLDLRGLGPGTHITAPPSDRGGLGPVRWLRPPALDSATKPPAARLLLGTLAYVAHRSRA from the coding sequence ATGGGCTTCACGATCGGCAGCAGTCGGGGGATCCGCGACATCCGGTCCTCCTCGCGTCGCCGCGGCCGCTCGTCGGAGTGCACCGCCGTGGCCGAGTTCACCGGCCTGTGGGGCTGGGACGTGGTCCCGGGCGCCCGGGCCGCCGCGGGCGCGTGCTCCTGCGGGCACTCCGACTGCCGGGCACCGGGCGCGCATCCGCTGGACTTCGCGCCGGAGGTGCCCGCGGGCGCGACACTGGACGAAGTGACCGGCGCCTGGGCCGAGTTCCCGGGCGCCGCGGTGATGCTGCCGGTCGGCCGCGCCTTCGACGTGATCGAGGTGGCCGAGCCCGCCGGGCACCGCGCCCTGGTCCGCCTGGAGCGCATGGGCCTCCCCCTCGGCCCGGTGGCCGCCACCCCGGACGGCCGCGCCCACTTCTTCGTCGCCCCCGGCGCCGCCGCCGAACTCCCGGAACTCCTCTACCGCATGGGCTGGGACGACCCGACCTCGCTCGATCTGCGGGGCCTCGGTCCGGGCACGCACATCACGGCACCCCCTTCGGACCGGGGCGGCCTGGGCCCGGTGCGCTGGCTACGGCCACCCGCCCTGGACTCGGCGACCAAGCCACCGGCGGCGAGGCTGCTGCTGGGGACGCTGGCTTACGTGGCACACCGGTCGCGCGCATAG